Below is a genomic region from Campylobacter geochelonis.
ATAAGGATAAAGAATGAAGAAAATTGTTTTTATATCTATTTTTGCTGCATCGGCTCTTTTGGCTGCAAATATCGAGTTTAAAAATGCAGATAATGATTTTAAAAGAATAAACCCAGAATTTGACACCGATGTAGTCATCTCTTACCACGACTCAGTTAGTAGCGCTAAAAAATCAGTAGTTAATATATCAACCAAAAAAGTAGTCTCATCTAGCCCTCACGGCTCTATGGATGGGTTGCTTGATGATCCATTTTTTAGACAATTTTTTGGCTTTAACTTTGGAATTCCACAAGAAAAAACTAGACAATTTAGCTCTTTAGGCTCTGGCGTTATCATATCAAACGATGGATATATAGTGACAAACAACCATGTTGTAGAAGATGCTGATGAGATTTTAGTAAATTTAAGCGATGATGATAAAGAATATAAAGCAAAAGTCGTAGGAACAGATCCAAAAACAGACATTGCTATCATAAAAATTGATGCTAAAAATTTAGAAGCTATTAAATTTGCTGATTCAAGCAAACTACTTGAAGGAGATATGGTTTTTGCCATAGGAAATCCTTTTGGTGTGGGAAGTACGATAACGCAAGGTATCATTTCAGCGCTTAATAAAAGCAACATCGGCTTAAACCAATATGAAAATTTCATTCAAACAGATGCTTCGATTAACCCTGGAAACTCAGGTGGCGCGCTTGTTGATAGCAGAGGCGCTTTAATAGGCATAAACTCAGCCATACTAAGTAGAGGTGGCGGAAACAACGGCGTAGGCTTTGCAATTCCATCAAATATGGTAAAAGATATCGCAAAGCAGCTTATTAGCGATGGCAAGATACAGCGCGGATATATAGGCGTTATGATAAGCGATTTGACAAAAGAGCAAAAAGATGTTTATAAAAACTCAAATGGAGCTTTGATAATCAGCATAGAAAAAGATATGCCAGCAGATAAAGCCGGTCTAAAAAGAGGTGATTTAGTCATAAAAGCAAACGATAAAGATATAAAATCAGCAAATGACCTTAAAAACCTCATAGGCTCACTAACACCAAACAAAAACATCAATATCGAGTATGAAAGAGGCGGAAAAGTAGAGAAAACCTCTGTAAAACTTGCCGATATGGATAGCGGTAAAACATCTCAAGCTTCAACAACTGGCTCAAAAGAGAGCGTAAAAGGCTTAAAGGTAAATAACTTAAGCGAAGATATCAGGTATAAATATAACATAAGCCAAGATATAAACGGCGTTTTGGTTGTTAGCGTTGATAAGGACTCTGATGGATTTAAAGCTGGTTTTTCAAGAGGAGATGTTATCATACAAGTTGGCGATAAAGAGGTTAAAAATATAGATGAATTTAACACAGCGATAGCTAAAAATAAAGATAAGAAAACTCTTATCTGGGTTATTAGAAATGGCGTACCGCAAGGTTTAGTGATAAATAATAAATAAATTTAAAGGCTACAAAAAGTAGCCTTTTTCTTGATAATATATTTCAAATTTGATATAATCGCCCTAAATTTAAGGAAAATCTTATGATAAAAATTTTGATGATTGAAGATGATGTAGAGTTAGCAGAGATTTTAACAGAGTATTTAGAGCAGTTTGATATGAGTATTATCATTGCAGATGACCCATATATAGGACTTTCAAAGTTAAAATTAGAAAATTTTGATATAGTTATACTTGATCTTACACTTCCTGGGCTTGATGGACTAGAAGTGTGCAAAGAGATAAGAAAAACTAGCGCTATACCTATAATCATATCAAGCGCAAGGCACGATTTAACCGATAAAGTCAACGCTTTTGACTTTGGGGCTGATGACTACTTACCAAAACCTTACAACCCACAAGAGCTTCTAGTTAGGATAAAAAGCCTTATAAGAAGAAGTGAAGGCAAAGTTAGCGTTGCAGATAGCAAAAACTTAAAAAAAGATTTAGTTTTAAATGAATTTGAACACATCATCACACTTAATGATCAACCGCTAAATTTAACAGTCGCAGAGTATGATATACTAAGTTACTTGATTAAAAAAGAAGGTGGCGCTATCACAAGAGAAGAGCTTATATATAACTGCGATGCGATAAGCGAAGACTCAACAAACAAAAGCATAGATGTCATCATAGGAAGAATCCGAACAAAACTTGGCGAAAACTCAAAAGAGCCAAAATACATACACGCCATCAGAGGAGTTGGTTATAAACTAACACAATGAAGCGTTCATCTATATTTTATACCATAACTTTTATATTTATTTTAGCTATTATTAGCATTTCGCTCGCTTTTTTATGGCTGATGGATTATGATAAACAAAACTACACAAGAGAGCTAAACGCTAAGTATTCCATAGTCTCTCGCGCTACACTTTTACATATGACTGGGCTTATAACCGATGATGACTATGAGTCGCAGATGAAGAATTTTAAAATGCCAGAAGTTGTAGATAAAACGAGAAAAAACTATATCTTAAACAGCGCAACCATCATACAAGAAATCACCGCCGATATCGGCTCATCGGCTATACTTTTACACAAAAAAAAGCATTTTTTAAGGATAAGACACGCCGATACAACGATGCTTTTACAAGACTCGGACTATCAGCCCTACAGATATGACATCATAAAAGTTATATTTTCTCTTGTTTTTTTAACAGTTTTGATAACTTATATCTTCATAATACGTAAAATCAAGCCACTTAGAAGGCTTAAAAGGCAGATTAACAAATTTGCTAATGGTGATCTTGATATCTCAAACGTAAGCACCGGAAATGACGAGATTAGCGAAGTTGCAGATGCATTTTACAACTCTGTTATGCAGATAAAAAAGCTTAACGAATCAAGGCAACTTTTTTTACGAAACATCATGCACGAGCTTAAAACTCCCATAACAAAAGGCAGAATAACTGTAGAAATGATAGAAAAAGGTAAGTATCAAGACAGGCTTATATCTGTTTTTGAAAAACTTGAAGACTTGATAAATGAATTTGCAGCAGTCGAGCGAGCAACCGCTGGAATCGGACTTAACGAGATGGGCGAGTTTTCGCTACAAGAGCTAATCGATGAAGCGATAAAACTAGCAATGATAGATAAAAATCGAGTTGAGATTATGTTTGAAGAAGATATCATGCTTCAAGTTGATTTCAAACTATTTTCAATCGCGATAAAAAATATGATAGATAATGGCATGAAATACTCTTTGGATAGAAAAATCAAAATTTTAGCCAACCAAAACAGCATAGAATTCCACACTCTAGGCTCAAAACTTGACCAACAACTTGAGTTTTACATAGAGCCGTTTTCTAAAGGCAAAAACGCTAAGCAAAGCTTTGGACTTGGGCTTTATATAGTTGATAATATACTAAAATCACATGGGCTTAAATTTAGCTACAAGCACACAGATGAGATAAATATATTTAGCTTTGAAAATATCGATAAAATCATCATAAAAGAAGATTTCCAAAGCCTTGATGATATCGACAATGTTTCTTAAATTTGGCTATAAATTTTAGTTTTATCGTTTAAAATTATGCATTTTTTAGTTTTATTAAATTTATATCTGTTTTATATAAAAGATAACTTTTTAGCTCTTTAAACTCACTGTTTCCATCTATGGTTATAGAAATTTGATTATTTTTTGTGTAGATGACTATTGTATCGTATATTTGCATTATAAGTATCATTTCCAAAACCGCCAAGTAAAATATCGCTTCCGCTATTTCCTTGAAGTGTATCATTACCATTGCCACCAAATAATACATCATCACCATTTCCACCAATAATTAATCCTCTAGCATCAAGAGTAAGTGGTCTAGCATATACTTCACCATCTGGCATAGTAACTTTTATAAAACCATTTGATGTGACTTCTGGGATGTCTAAAGTTTTATTTGTTGCCCAATCATAAACATTATTTGCAAAATCTTTTACTGTTTCTCCAACAATATATCCAAGAACCATACCTATTGGTGTTGATTTAAAAATTATACCAGTAACCACATCTATTCCCAAATTTATTATGGTTCTAACTATATCTTCACTTTTAGTTAAATTTATAAAATTGCCAGAAATAATGCCAAATATACCGCCTACCATTCTTTCATTCTCTGTCTGTGCTAATAATTGAGAAGCATAAGAACCAAATTTACTTAAATCATCGACTGGTTTTAAAATTTCATTTTTAGAAATCAACAAACGCATTTCGGCTCTATCTAACTCTCTTTTTGCTTCTATTTCTCTACTCATCTCAAACTCCTATATTATGAAAAATATCTTATTTGTTTTATCTATATTAATTTTATTTTTTTGTAAAAAATACTTTTTAATTTCAAGTCTTTCTTTAGGACTATTTGGTAAAATATTTATAAATTTATAACCACTTTTTATAACTATAGCGTCAAACAATTTATAATTAAAAATACTCCCTTTGTTATAAATATAAAGTATAAATTTAGGGGTAAAAAACACAATAAACAGCATAAAGAGAAGTAAAATGGTCTGCGATACTGTATAAAAAATTATACCATTTAGTATCATGCAAAAAAAGAAAAAAATAATAAAACAAATAGCTATTTTATTATATAACATTCCGCCATATCTTTTATACTTTATACTAAAAGTTTGATTTATACTATTTATATCATTTATTTTTATATCAACAAGCATATTTCTACTATTATAACTTATACTATCGTTTTTAAAAGTTATATAGCGATTGTTTCTTGTTGCACTCCATTCTAACAAATACAAACCACCTGCAAACAGTGCTATAATAGTTGTATTTTTTATATTTTGAAAATATCCAAAAAAATACCAAACAATAAAAGCTATAAAAATACATAAAAGAGAAATGTAACAAAAAATATTTAAATTATTATCCTTTATAATCAAAGGCTCTTTATCATAGTCTCTTTGGCTTAAATTGTTAGATTTGGTTCGTGTGGTTTGGTGGTTAGAATTTAACCTACCTTACTCTGAATTTGACTTTTGCTTGTTTTGAGTAGTTGAATTTATCTCTTGTTTTTTATCTAAATTTATCTCTTGTTTGCCAAACATCTTTTTAGCTTTTAGTCTATCTTGTTCTTTAAAAAGCTTTTTTTAGTTCTTCGGCTGATTTGTCTTGCAAATTTTATCCTTTTTATAAATTTAGATAATAAAATTTAAATATTAAAATTGTATCTAAATAGAATTTAGATAATTCTAATGTTAATATAAATAATTAATATATGTAAAGTATATAAAAATTTTATATATAAATAGCAGTTACATTTGGAAGTGTTTTTATATAAGGTGGTATAGAGTTGTTATCTATAATCTCTTGTGAGTCTTTTAAATCTACATTAAAGTATAAATCTTGTGTAGTTACTGTAGTGTTGTTTGTATCATTTAGTGTAGCGGTTGATGTTTGTGTGCTGGTTGTATCTGTGTAGTTTAAATTTATTGATTTAACTTTATCTGATAGTCTTATAAGTTCATTGTTTTGAGAGATGGCATCTTGGTTTATATCTTACCATAGTAGGAGTTTAGTAAATTCAAGGTCGTTTAACCAGCAACTAACTATAATAAAAATTACTATAAAAAGGATAGACTATGGATAGCTTCGATGAAATTCTCTATAAAAAAGATAAAGAGATAAAAGAGTGTGATGAGTTTATAGAATTTATTTGTGAGTACTTCAACAAATGCGCTTTTGATAACTCAAATTCAAATATCCTTATATCGCTATTGTTAGACAAGATTAACTTATATAAATCCTTAGAATACAAGCTAAATCGCAATATATTAAATGATATAAAAAATATAGACGAATACATCTATAGACAAATCAAAATCTTAAAACACGAAATTTTGAACGATTTTGAAGAAGTAAGAAAAGAGATAAACTATATCCAAGAAACATCAAAAGATGAATTAAATTCTAAAAAACAAAGCATCATTTCTAATCTTGAAAAAAAGTATAAACTAGAAAAAACAAACGCAAAAAATAAATCTAATAATAACGCCAAATTAGATGAAACAAGAAACTATAAAGTGTATAAAAATAAGTTTTTTGATAAGATTATATATCAAAAAGCAAAGCTCGCAAAAATCGAGGCTTTATGTAGCATATTAAGTTTTATTAGAAATAATCAATTTATATCAACAGTGTTATTTTTTGGATTTGGGCTTATTGTATTTTTTATACACTTTGGTTTAAAATATAAATACATCCCATTTCTGCAGTACCAAGAGTTATTATCTATCATAGTGTATAATTCAGCTTTTTTGCTACTATTGGCTATATCTTTAGTAGTTCTATATGGATTTTGGTATCTGTATAATACAGATAAAATTTCTGGAAATTTTGCTGATAAAAAGTGGTTTTATACCAACTCTTTATTTGTTTATATTTTAGCCTTTTTATTAAGCATTTTTACCGTTCTTTTTATCTTGCCATATTTAAATTCTTTTATCAAAATATTTTATGAACTTGCACCTATTCTCATCTTGATTTTTTCTTTACTTGTCTATATATGGCTCATATCATTGTCTATAAACAGCGAAAAAGTAGCTGCTTCTTTATTTTCTATTTTTACATTAGCATTGTTTATACCATCACTTGTAATCCAATCTAATTTTGCACTTCTATTTTTAGTAAGGCACTTTTTATCTTTTTCCCACTTTCATTTACTTGGGCTTTGCTGATATCCGAAGAGACGAATAAAAAATTTATATCTGCCTTTCTTATCATAATGTTTGCAATTTTAGCTTTTGGAATTATACTATTTTATTCTGATTGGCTATATAAGACACTAAATTTAGGTGGATTGAAATATCAAACATTAGTAATTGACAAAAACGCGTTTAATGCCCTACCAAACGAAATTAAATCAAAAGATAATTTTTTAGATAAAAATATTTCTTTTAACAACGATAGCAATATCACTTATATAACAAAAAATGGTGATAAATTTATTACTATTCATAATATAAAAGCCATATCTACTATAGGTAAATTTTACTATTTAGAAAGTAATGATGGAGTTAAATTTGAACTAAATAGCGAATTTATAAAAAGCAGGAACCTAGTTAAATAAACGTGCAATAAATTTGCTAAGCAAATTAGAGAAATTTGTAAAATCACTATATTAATTTTGCAAATTTACTCTATTTTATATATTTTTTTACAAAATATTACCTTTAATAAAAATAAGCATATTTTAAAAAGTAGAGCTGCTTCTTTCTATCTAACGCTTAATCCCTCATCAAGGTATCTGATAATAGGATAAATAAATAGTTCTATGACTCTTCTTTTACCTACTTTTATCTCACTGATTACGCTCATTCCAGGTTCTAGCTCTTTCTTTTCTCCATCTACTATTAAAAAGTTTGTTACTAAGCCAACTTTTATCTCATATACCTCACCTAACTTTTCATCTTTTATAGAGTCATTTGATATATGGATTAACTTACCTTCTAGTTTGCCATACTTTTGGAAGTTAAATGTATCGACTTTGATAGCCACATCTTGGTTTGGTTTTAAAAAGCCTATATCTTTGTTTAATACCGTTGCTTTTATGATTAGTTTTTGACTTGATGGGATTATAGAGATAAGCTCTTCTTGAGCGTTTATGGCTGAGCCTTGAGTGTGAATCAACAGTTTGCCTACGTATCCATCTACCGGAGAGCTTATGACTTGTTGTTTGGTTTGAAACTCTATCGCGTTTATATCTGCTTGGAGCGTATTTGCCTCTTTTTGTTTTATAAGCAGCTCATCTAGCCACTTAGACTTTGAAGTAGATATAAAGTTACTTAGCTCTTTACTTGTTTCATCTTTTTTACTATTTAGCTCATCTAGTTTCGAGTAAGCTACCGATAGTTGCGATGAATACTCCGCTATGGCATTTTTTAGCTCATCATACTCTTTTAAGGCTATTATATCTTTTACGCTATCTAATCTTTTAAGCCTTTTAGCACTGCTTTTTTTAAGCGTGTTTAGTCTTTTTATATCGGCTTTTGTTGCTAAGATATTGCTATCTAGTTGTTCTATCCTTAAATTTAGTTGATTAATGCCTTGTATGTAGCTATCTTTTTGATTTAAATACAAATTTAATTCATCTTGACTTAAGGCAGATATACTATCTTGTTTATCCGTTTTATTGTTAATATTATCTAATTTTACGTTTAGAGTATGGGTTGTTTTATTCTTAGCAATATCGTTAAAAGTAGCACGATCTATATCGCTTAGTGCTTTAAGTCTGGCTATAGAGTAGTTTAACGCTTTCAGCTCATCTTGCTTTGTGGTTAAATTTACCTTCGATACGCTTGGATCTATTAGGATTAAAGCTTGATTTGCTTTTACTTTATCACCTTCTTTTACTAAGATATTTGATATGATTCCACTTTCTATCGGTTTTAAAATTTTTATCTCTCCATCAGGAACAACCTTGCCACTTGCACTAACTACAATATCAATCTTAGCAAACACAAGCCACAGTATAGATACTACTATAATAGCTACAACGGTATAGAGTATAAAATTTGCTAGAGGATTAGCAGGAGAGGATTCTATCTCTACTAAAAGAGGTTTAAATTCGTGTGAGTCATCATCAATCTTTTTAAATATTTTTAACATAAATAAGCTCTTTTATTTGATATGAAGTTAAAGTGAGCTTTGAATGAATTTACTAATATATAGTTAATAATATTATTTAAAATATCTAAAACAAAGCTAGTAAATTCTTTTAAATTTAAAGTATATTGTTGAGTGTATTTATCTAACTTGATTAAATTTGTTAATTTACATTTATCTGTTTTATTTGGTTTTAGAAAACTAAATTTAATCACTTTTTCTAAATCCAAACAAAACATTTTAACAAATTTAACTATTTGATTTACAAAAAAACTAGTAATCATTTAGAGCCCTTGTTGGCTATATAGGTGCTTATAATATCCATTTTTTATCATAAGTTCGTTGTGTGTTCCGCGCTCTACTATCTCGCCTTTATCAAGCACTATTATCTCATCGCAGTTTTTAACAGTGCTTAACCTGTGAGCTATAATGATAAATGTTTTATTCTGTTTGATTTGGGATAGATTTTTATTTATTATGCTTTCGCTTTCATAATCAAGCGCCGAAGTCGCTTCATCAAATATTAAAATTTTAGGAGTATTTAAAAGAGCTCTTGCTATAGCTACTCTTTGTCTTTGTCCTCCACTTAGGCTTGAGCCTCTTTCGCCCACAAGCGTATCGTAACCTTGCGGTAGAGCTTGTATAAACTCATGAGCTCCACTAGCCTTGCTAACACTTAAAATCTCATTCATAGATGCACTTGGTTTTGCATAACAGATATTTTCTTTAATACTTCCACTAAAAAGATAGTTCTCTTGCAAGACAACTCCTATATGACCCCTAAGTATATATGGGTTTAAATGCCTAATGTCAAGATCATCTATATAAATCGAGCCCTCACTTTGTATATAAAGCCGCTCAATTAGTTTTGTTATAGTACTTTTTCCGCTTCCGCTTCTTCCTACTATGCCTACACTTTTATTAGCCTTTATCTCAAAGTTTAAATTTTTTAATACCAAATTTGAGTTTGGCGAGTATCTAAAGCTAACATTATCAAATTTAATATCGCCTTTTATGTTATTTAACGCTATTGGCTTATCTGTGGTTTGCTCGGTTGGGTTATTAAGAATATCGCCTAGCCTATCTACACTTAGAAGCGCTTGTTGAAGTTCGTTCCATAATCCTACTAGTCTCATAACAGGAGCGCTAAACTGACCTGCAAACATCTGAAAAGCAATCAACTGTCCAACGCTAAGTCGCCCTTCTATCACAAGTCCAACTCCAAAGTAAAGGATACATAGTGTCATAAACTTTTGCAGTGCTCCTGCAAAGCCGCTTGCGATATTACTTAGATTGGATAAGTTAAAGCTTGATTTTACATACTTGCCAAGATAGTCCTCCCAGTGCTTTTTCATACTACCTTCTATGGCTAAAGATTTGATTGTTTGCATACCAGTAATACTTTCAACTAAGTATGAGTTAGATGCTGCTCCCATTTGAAATTTCTCTTCAAGCCTTTTTCTAAGAGTTGGTGTTATAAAAAAGTAAATTAAAGCTATCGAAGTTACGAATGCTAGTGCTATTAAAGTAAGTTTAATACTATAAAGTAACATCATCGCTACAAATACAATGCTAAAAAGCATATCAAGAAGTACTGTGACTGATTTGTTAGCTATAAATTCCCTTATACTATCAAGCTCTCTTACTCTAGCTACTATATTTCCAACTTTTCTGTTTTCAAAGTAAATCATAGGCAATAATACCAAGTGTGAAAAAAGCTCATCACCCAACCTTGCATCAATCTTTGTTGTAGTATGAGCAAATATATAGTTTCTGCTAAGACTAAGTAGCATTTCAAATAAAATAACAGCTAAAAAGGCGAACGCTATCACATTAAGCGTGCTAATACTATGATGAACCAGTACTTTATCAAGAACCACTTGAGTAAACAACGGAGTTACAAGCCCAAAAAGCTGGATTATAAAACTGGCTAGAAGGATTTGATAAACCATAGTTTTATAACTAAGCATTCGTTTATAAAACCAGCCAAAGCCAAATTTAATGTTTTTAGAAAGAATCGCGTTTGAAAGGATTATAATCTTAGAATTGCTTAAGATGGCTAACTCATCATAGCTGATATTTAAAGTATCACTTCCGCCCTTATAAATAATAGCTCTTTTACTCTCGTGCTCTAACTTTAAGATAGTAAAATAAACTCCATCTCTATCTTGAGCGATAAATGGTGGAGTATAGCGATAAAGGTTGGCTAAATTTAGCTTTTTAAGCTTGGCTTTAAAGCCACTTTGCTTAGCAATCCTAGTTAGCTCTTCGATACTAGGCTCAGCTTCGCTTATAGCAAATCTGTTTTTAATCTCAAATGAATCTATACTAACCTTAAAAAAAGATGCGCAAATTTCAAGACAAACTAAGGCTGAAGATGACAAATATTTACCTTTATGATGTAATTTTAAATTAAGACAAAATTATAGTTAAATAGTGGTTAAATAAAAATAAAAACGGAAGTAAAGGTAAAATTTATATAAGATTAAAATGATTTGATACTAAATTTATAACTTGTTTTGAATATAACTGCTACATAGATACTACTAAATTTAAAGTTTTTATATTAATGTTATGACCAAATTTGATTCAAGTAGTGTCATAGATGTGTGATACAGTTGGCAACTAAATTTATTGCTCTTAGAGAAATTCAATAATTTTATTTGCCATAGTTAAATTTAATAGAACAGAATTATAAAGTGATGATTGAATTTAAAACTAATTATATATTTATATCTTGATGCATTTAGCTATGTTAAAAACTAAATGCATTTTTATAAAAGTTTACTTTATTTGTTGATAAGTTTTTCTTCACTTAATACTTTTAGCAAAAGACACTAGATTTAAAATCCAGTGTCTAATTTTAATTTTGATTTTATCTTATTTTATTTTTCTTTATCTCTTTTATAGATTCACTTCTTTCTTTTTTATCTTTTCTTTACTTACTTGTTTCTTTTATATCTCTTATCTCTTAACTTCCCCATCCACTAGCATATATTTGCATAATGGCTTGATTGTTTCTTGCTTCATCGTGAGTTATGTTTGATATACCATTATCGCTCGTATAAGCATTTACTTGTTGTATTATCTTATCTATTTGTTCATTTGAGATAAATGAGTTATCATCTAGTTTGATTGTCTCTATTTGAGAATATTTGTTTGTTTGGTTTTTGATTGTTAAAGTAGTGTTGTTATCGCTTCCATATCTTATAACTAAGTCTTGCATAAATACTCCATCTAGTTTAAAGCTAATCTCTTCTTTTTTAACTCCTTGAAGTATTAAGGTATCATCTCCACCTTCTATTAAATTTATTAGCTCTTTATCTTTGATAGTTGTGTTGGTTGCTTCTTTAGTTATGATATATGTATCATTACCATTTTCTCCTTGTAGGGTTGAGTTGTTTGCTTTAGATATTAAGGTGTCATCATCATTTCCTGCATATACTATGTCATTGTTATAAGATATGATTGTATCGTT
It encodes:
- a CDS encoding Do family serine endopeptidase, whose product is MKKIVFISIFAASALLAANIEFKNADNDFKRINPEFDTDVVISYHDSVSSAKKSVVNISTKKVVSSSPHGSMDGLLDDPFFRQFFGFNFGIPQEKTRQFSSLGSGVIISNDGYIVTNNHVVEDADEILVNLSDDDKEYKAKVVGTDPKTDIAIIKIDAKNLEAIKFADSSKLLEGDMVFAIGNPFGVGSTITQGIISALNKSNIGLNQYENFIQTDASINPGNSGGALVDSRGALIGINSAILSRGGGNNGVGFAIPSNMVKDIAKQLISDGKIQRGYIGVMISDLTKEQKDVYKNSNGALIISIEKDMPADKAGLKRGDLVIKANDKDIKSANDLKNLIGSLTPNKNINIEYERGGKVEKTSVKLADMDSGKTSQASTTGSKESVKGLKVNNLSEDIRYKYNISQDINGVLVVSVDKDSDGFKAGFSRGDVIIQVGDKEVKNIDEFNTAIAKNKDKKTLIWVIRNGVPQGLVINNK
- a CDS encoding response regulator transcription factor; translation: MIKILMIEDDVELAEILTEYLEQFDMSIIIADDPYIGLSKLKLENFDIVILDLTLPGLDGLEVCKEIRKTSAIPIIISSARHDLTDKVNAFDFGADDYLPKPYNPQELLVRIKSLIRRSEGKVSVADSKNLKKDLVLNEFEHIITLNDQPLNLTVAEYDILSYLIKKEGGAITREELIYNCDAISEDSTNKSIDVIIGRIRTKLGENSKEPKYIHAIRGVGYKLTQ
- a CDS encoding ArsS family sensor histidine kinase — encoded protein: MKRSSIFYTITFIFILAIISISLAFLWLMDYDKQNYTRELNAKYSIVSRATLLHMTGLITDDDYESQMKNFKMPEVVDKTRKNYILNSATIIQEITADIGSSAILLHKKKHFLRIRHADTTMLLQDSDYQPYRYDIIKVIFSLVFLTVLITYIFIIRKIKPLRRLKRQINKFANGDLDISNVSTGNDEISEVADAFYNSVMQIKKLNESRQLFLRNIMHELKTPITKGRITVEMIEKGKYQDRLISVFEKLEDLINEFAAVERATAGIGLNEMGEFSLQELIDEAIKLAMIDKNRVEIMFEEDIMLQVDFKLFSIAIKNMIDNGMKYSLDRKIKILANQNSIEFHTLGSKLDQQLEFYIEPFSKGKNAKQSFGLGLYIVDNILKSHGLKFSYKHTDEINIFSFENIDKIIIKEDFQSLDDIDNVS
- a CDS encoding calcium-binding protein encodes the protein MSREIEAKRELDRAEMRLLISKNEILKPVDDLSKFGSYASQLLAQTENERMVGGIFGIISGNFINLTKSEDIVRTIINLGIDVVTGIIFKSTPIGMVLGYIVGETVKDFANNVYDWATNKTLDIPEVTSNGFIKVTMPDGEVYARPLTLDARGLIIGGNGDDVLFGGNGNDTLQGNSGSDILLGGFGNDTYNANIRYNSHLHKK
- a CDS encoding HlyD family type I secretion periplasmic adaptor subunit, with translation MLKIFKKIDDDSHEFKPLLVEIESSPANPLANFILYTVVAIIVVSILWLVFAKIDIVVSASGKVVPDGEIKILKPIESGIISNILVKEGDKVKANQALILIDPSVSKVNLTTKQDELKALNYSIARLKALSDIDRATFNDIAKNKTTHTLNVKLDNINNKTDKQDSISALSQDELNLYLNQKDSYIQGINQLNLRIEQLDSNILATKADIKRLNTLKKSSAKRLKRLDSVKDIIALKEYDELKNAIAEYSSQLSVAYSKLDELNSKKDETSKELSNFISTSKSKWLDELLIKQKEANTLQADINAIEFQTKQQVISSPVDGYVGKLLIHTQGSAINAQEELISIIPSSQKLIIKATVLNKDIGFLKPNQDVAIKVDTFNFQKYGKLEGKLIHISNDSIKDEKLGEVYEIKVGLVTNFLIVDGEKKELEPGMSVISEIKVGKRRVIELFIYPIIRYLDEGLSVR
- a CDS encoding peptidase domain-containing ABC transporter, yielding MSSSALVCLEICASFFKVSIDSFEIKNRFAISEAEPSIEELTRIAKQSGFKAKLKKLNLANLYRYTPPFIAQDRDGVYFTILKLEHESKRAIIYKGGSDTLNISYDELAILSNSKIIILSNAILSKNIKFGFGWFYKRMLSYKTMVYQILLASFIIQLFGLVTPLFTQVVLDKVLVHHSISTLNVIAFAFLAVILFEMLLSLSRNYIFAHTTTKIDARLGDELFSHLVLLPMIYFENRKVGNIVARVRELDSIREFIANKSVTVLLDMLFSIVFVAMMLLYSIKLTLIALAFVTSIALIYFFITPTLRKRLEEKFQMGAASNSYLVESITGMQTIKSLAIEGSMKKHWEDYLGKYVKSSFNLSNLSNIASGFAGALQKFMTLCILYFGVGLVIEGRLSVGQLIAFQMFAGQFSAPVMRLVGLWNELQQALLSVDRLGDILNNPTEQTTDKPIALNNIKGDIKFDNVSFRYSPNSNLVLKNLNFEIKANKSVGIVGRSGSGKSTITKLIERLYIQSEGSIYIDDLDIRHLNPYILRGHIGVVLQENYLFSGSIKENICYAKPSASMNEILSVSKASGAHEFIQALPQGYDTLVGERGSSLSGGQRQRVAIARALLNTPKILIFDEATSALDYESESIINKNLSQIKQNKTFIIIAHRLSTVKNCDEIIVLDKGEIVERGTHNELMIKNGYYKHLYSQQGL